In a single window of the Nocardiopsis composta genome:
- a CDS encoding amidohydrolase, with protein MSALLIRNAKVLTMDDARPRAEAVALAHGRVAAVGGEAEAAAAAGPGAQVIDAGGRTVLPGFIDPHNHLLSTAESLAAVDAGYPAVGSVAELVAAIAEEARHTPAGQWIRAFGMDDAKYPEGRPTRRMLDEATTGHPVIIYHVSGHQAVVNTEALRLAGISEDAADPAGGALLRDEGGRLTGMVLDSAMELILPLAVDVGCHGPNFHTDLPADQLLGWLEAARAPYLAAGLTTVCDPQVSRRELRVYRAAHAAGMLPLRTVGMPLSHQLDELTAIGLAGPFGDDRLRLGAMKFYCDGTLLGGTAAFSTPYGERGQFPGSLYWPPEKLTALVSRAAAEGWQVAIHTQGDAAMEHTLAAIAAAARVGGPDARPRIEHCGYPTGEQVKRFTEYGVIPVNQPNFLHDSGGDFLRRLGRRAHRLQPMREELDLGLRPALSSDSFVSSLRPMDTIANAVRRRTREGEEIGADQALTLHEALRAHTLDAAHALGMEDRIGSLAPGRLADAVLLDHDVEATPLDRLAEVSALVTVLDGRIAHDARG; from the coding sequence ATGTCCGCCCTGCTCATCCGGAACGCCAAGGTCCTCACCATGGACGACGCCCGGCCCCGCGCCGAGGCGGTGGCGCTCGCCCACGGCCGAGTGGCCGCCGTCGGCGGCGAGGCGGAGGCGGCCGCCGCCGCGGGCCCCGGCGCCCAGGTGATCGACGCCGGCGGGCGCACCGTCCTCCCCGGCTTCATCGACCCGCACAACCACCTGCTGTCCACCGCGGAGTCGCTGGCCGCCGTCGACGCCGGCTACCCCGCGGTGGGCAGCGTCGCCGAGCTGGTCGCCGCCATCGCCGAAGAGGCCCGGCACACCCCCGCCGGCCAGTGGATCCGCGCCTTCGGCATGGACGACGCCAAGTACCCCGAAGGGCGCCCCACCCGGCGGATGCTGGACGAGGCCACCACCGGGCACCCGGTGATCATCTACCACGTCTCCGGCCACCAGGCCGTGGTCAACACCGAGGCGCTGCGCCTGGCCGGTATCTCCGAGGACGCCGCCGACCCGGCCGGCGGCGCGCTCCTGCGCGACGAGGGAGGCCGGCTCACCGGCATGGTCCTCGACTCCGCCATGGAGCTGATCCTGCCGCTCGCCGTCGACGTCGGCTGCCACGGCCCCAACTTCCACACCGACCTCCCCGCCGACCAGCTGCTCGGCTGGCTGGAGGCCGCCCGCGCCCCCTACCTCGCCGCCGGCCTGACCACCGTGTGCGACCCCCAGGTGTCCCGGCGCGAACTGCGCGTCTACCGCGCCGCGCACGCCGCCGGCATGCTCCCGCTGCGCACCGTCGGCATGCCCCTCTCCCACCAGCTCGACGAACTCACCGCGATCGGCCTGGCCGGCCCGTTCGGCGACGACCGGCTGCGGCTGGGCGCGATGAAGTTCTACTGCGACGGCACCCTGCTCGGCGGCACCGCCGCCTTCTCCACCCCCTACGGCGAGCGGGGCCAGTTCCCCGGCAGCCTGTACTGGCCGCCGGAGAAGCTCACCGCGCTGGTCTCCCGCGCCGCCGCCGAGGGCTGGCAGGTCGCGATCCACACCCAGGGCGACGCGGCGATGGAGCACACCCTGGCCGCGATCGCCGCGGCCGCCCGGGTCGGCGGCCCCGACGCCCGGCCCCGCATCGAGCACTGCGGCTACCCCACCGGCGAGCAGGTCAAGCGGTTCACCGAGTACGGCGTCATCCCGGTCAACCAGCCCAACTTCCTGCACGACAGCGGCGGCGACTTCCTGCGCCGGCTGGGCCGCCGCGCGCACCGCCTGCAGCCGATGCGCGAAGAGCTGGACCTGGGGCTGCGCCCCGCGCTGTCCAGCGACTCCTTCGTGTCCAGCCTGCGCCCGATGGACACCATCGCCAACGCGGTCCGCCGCCGCACCCGCGAGGGCGAGGAGATCGGCGCAGACCAGGCCCTCACCCTGCACGAGGCGCTGCGCGCGCACACCCTGGACGCCGCGCACGCCCTGGGCATGGAGGACCGGATCGGCTCGCTGGCCCCCGGGCGCCTCGCCGACGCCGTGCTGCTCGACCACGACGTCGAGGCCACCCCGCTGGACCGGCTCGCCGAGGTCTCCGCCCTGGTCACCGTCTTGGACGGGCGGATCGCCCACGACGCCCGCGGCTGA
- a CDS encoding MFS transporter has protein sequence MTQPATGASPHPARAAIASFVGTTIEWFDFYIYATAAALVFSHVFFPSGTDPLVGLMASFATFSVGFFARPLGGIVFGHFGDRVGRKSALVTTLVMMGLATFFVGVLPTYEQAGFIAPLLLVALRFIQGIAVGGEWGGAVLMAVEHAPEGRKTFFGSFAQLGNPAGALLASGSFTLISAIGGDALHTWAWRLPFLASIVLVAVGLVIRLKIEESPVFAAAHAGEKAGAPEEAPLREAFRTAWRPMLLGLGILPVAVGGYYIVTTFLQAYATTEAGVAEQTILSALTFAAFVELVATPVVSWLGDRLGAARVITAGLLAVALLAVPQFLAMGWGTAAVFLSLGAMRLVLAATYGPIAHVLAQMFPPRVRYTGVSISYQVAGALFGGLAPLACTALLAATGSVYPVAGLLIAMALISIACLRKAPAHRDEPGIPAAA, from the coding sequence GTGACACAGCCAGCCACCGGCGCCAGCCCGCACCCCGCCCGCGCCGCGATCGCCAGCTTCGTCGGCACCACCATCGAGTGGTTCGACTTCTACATCTACGCCACCGCCGCGGCGCTGGTCTTCAGCCACGTCTTCTTCCCCAGCGGCACCGACCCGCTGGTCGGGCTGATGGCCTCCTTCGCCACCTTCTCCGTGGGCTTCTTCGCCCGCCCGCTCGGCGGCATCGTCTTCGGCCACTTCGGCGACCGGGTCGGCCGCAAGTCCGCCCTGGTCACCACCCTGGTCATGATGGGCCTGGCCACCTTCTTCGTCGGCGTGCTGCCCACCTACGAGCAGGCCGGGTTCATCGCGCCGCTGCTGCTGGTCGCGCTCCGCTTCATCCAGGGCATCGCCGTCGGCGGCGAATGGGGCGGCGCGGTGCTGATGGCCGTCGAGCACGCCCCCGAGGGCCGCAAGACCTTCTTCGGCTCCTTCGCCCAGCTCGGCAACCCCGCCGGCGCGCTGCTGGCCAGCGGCTCCTTCACGCTCATCTCCGCGATCGGCGGCGACGCCCTGCACACCTGGGCCTGGCGGCTGCCGTTCCTCGCCTCCATCGTGCTGGTCGCCGTCGGCCTGGTGATCCGGCTCAAGATCGAGGAGTCCCCGGTCTTCGCCGCGGCGCACGCCGGCGAGAAGGCCGGCGCCCCCGAGGAGGCCCCGCTGCGCGAGGCGTTCCGCACCGCCTGGCGCCCCATGCTGCTCGGCCTGGGCATCCTGCCCGTCGCGGTCGGCGGCTACTACATCGTCACCACCTTCCTCCAGGCCTACGCCACCACCGAGGCCGGCGTCGCCGAGCAGACCATCCTGAGCGCGCTCACCTTCGCCGCCTTCGTCGAACTGGTCGCCACCCCCGTGGTGTCCTGGCTGGGCGACCGGCTCGGCGCCGCCCGCGTCATCACCGCCGGCCTGCTCGCCGTCGCGCTGCTCGCCGTCCCCCAGTTCCTCGCCATGGGCTGGGGCACCGCCGCCGTCTTCCTCTCCCTGGGCGCGATGCGCCTGGTCCTGGCCGCCACCTACGGCCCCATCGCGCACGTGCTGGCGCAGATGTTCCCGCCCCGGGTCCGCTACACCGGCGTGTCCATCTCCTACCAGGTGGCCGGCGCCCTCTTCGGCGGCTTGGCGCCGCTCGCCTGCACCGCGCTGCTCGCCGCCACCGGCAGCGTCTACCCGGTCGCCGGCCTGCTCATCGCCATGGCCCTGATCAGCATCGCCTGCCTGCGCAAGGCCCCGGCGCACCGCGACGAACCCGGCATCCCGGCCGCCGCCTGA
- a CDS encoding DUF418 domain-containing protein translates to MTETNAVRPAAAPDRGGERAAPRAAAERIPFIDAARGLAMFGVVVMNALMFVVAAEHLGEAPAGPVGSALEFALQMLFGGKARALLMLLLGMGVVFAWRSAERRGDRPMARMAVRYAVLLVVFGLGHLAVFEGDILTHYATVALLLAPAVPLLLGGARRRPLAAAAALFAVHPFVEAYWPWSQDVAAFTVLVPQTLGFFCVGIWLARREETGEPERPTRLPAALVGAGLAGQLAGVGLMLLGDALFPLVLDAGGVPEPPVPAATALTGLAGTVTGLGGGLFYLGLVWWLMRRGRTAARLLGALVPLGRMSLTVYLLSTALFLAVLLPYDGRVTVAWQLTAAFGYFAVMAVAAPLWLRRFRAGPLEWVWRCLVYRRMLPLRRTPARRPGPAGRG, encoded by the coding sequence ATGACCGAGACGAACGCGGTGCGGCCGGCGGCGGCGCCGGACCGGGGCGGGGAGAGGGCCGCGCCGCGCGCGGCCGCCGAGCGGATCCCCTTCATCGACGCCGCGCGCGGCCTGGCGATGTTCGGGGTCGTGGTGATGAACGCGCTGATGTTCGTGGTCGCCGCCGAGCACCTCGGCGAGGCGCCCGCGGGGCCGGTGGGCTCGGCCCTGGAGTTCGCGCTGCAGATGCTGTTCGGCGGGAAAGCCCGCGCGCTGCTGATGCTGCTGCTGGGCATGGGCGTGGTGTTCGCCTGGCGCTCGGCCGAGCGGCGCGGCGACCGGCCGATGGCGCGGATGGCCGTGCGCTACGCGGTGCTGCTGGTGGTCTTCGGCCTCGGCCACCTCGCCGTCTTCGAGGGCGACATCCTCACCCACTACGCGACGGTCGCCCTGCTCCTGGCGCCGGCGGTCCCGCTGCTGCTGGGCGGGGCCCGCCGGCGCCCGCTCGCGGCGGCGGCCGCGCTGTTCGCGGTGCACCCCTTCGTCGAGGCGTACTGGCCGTGGAGCCAGGATGTCGCGGCCTTCACCGTGCTCGTCCCGCAGACGCTCGGGTTCTTCTGCGTCGGCATCTGGCTGGCCCGGCGCGAGGAGACCGGCGAGCCGGAGCGGCCGACCCGGCTGCCCGCCGCCCTGGTCGGGGCAGGGCTGGCCGGCCAGCTCGCCGGGGTCGGGCTGATGCTGCTGGGCGACGCGCTGTTCCCGCTGGTCCTTGATGCGGGCGGGGTCCCGGAGCCGCCGGTCCCGGCGGCCACCGCGCTGACCGGGCTGGCCGGCACCGTGACCGGCCTGGGCGGCGGCCTGTTCTACCTCGGACTGGTGTGGTGGCTGATGCGCCGCGGCCGCACCGCCGCGCGGCTGCTGGGCGCGCTGGTGCCGCTCGGCCGGATGAGCCTGACCGTCTACCTGCTGAGCACCGCGCTGTTCCTGGCGGTGCTGCTGCCCTACGACGGCCGGGTCACCGTGGCCTGGCAGCTCACCGCGGCGTTCGGCTACTTCGCGGTGATGGCGGTGGCGGCGCCGCTGTGGCTGCGCCGGTTTCGGGCGGGCCCGCTGGAGTGGGTGTGGCGCTGCCTGGTCTACCGCCGGATGCTGCCGCTGCGCCGCACGCCGGCCCGGCGGCCGGGCCCCGCCGGGCGGGGGTGA
- a CDS encoding PucR family transcriptional regulator ligand-binding domain-containing protein translates to MPITVEDVARFPGLQVRVVAGRSGLGGEVRWAHVIELADPVEWLRGGELVLTVGLGLPKTGEERRGYVRRLHGAGCVGLGFAPGTWLEEVPAEVVAEADAVGLPLLLVEGRTPFVAVVEAVADLHARARLAAQHRVLAAQDAMARAALSGGAVSVLRELAGATGGEAALADGWGVVRESSGPARPWHTHLGPAPADRRPRGVVILPDPDDPDGPPAAAPRGAARAGDAARPGTAPAGGAGSSRTGVRPGAGTAPRLEHPASGGAESGPDAGGPRRSAGEGAARPPGAQGAAAPPPDAAPAAGSGGGPPGPEEPGAGLRRPASGGGGGTAGPRPAASASGVWDPRDTAARPGAGPAAPPAPAGREHPDPGGPETGGSGSPAGQGGAWPQGTEGTAVRLEAEPAARPPGGIPGGGGAEAGGPRAPAAAQGARPQGREEDPASRPGAEVVARPFGRAPEPAGAAAAAGGGAPLEEERPVPGPGGAGAGGLHSTAAGVRGAEGPAARPGAGSAAQDAAGGAGPGEGPPGGARPATGEAEAEPGAGRAGAPAGRRLSGEETAARVRDDGEPAKAGSGGATVLVQDLAAPGAFRLALRCPGPVPVHARMLANHAATLLAAELHSAAQARRVRLRERSRALAALLRGRPVPVPPLPAPPLEVAVLPSLRPDVLMDAVADVLPEVLGDAGAAEAVAAAPAGDALAVVLPARWRRRAGGVLLRALAGAEGAPSACGGCSARGPEGLRAAVRRARREAAAGPGYRHVEDADPLARLGRSLGGEADEFVASVLGRLREHDARNGTELVPSLRAYFEHGGVEAAARALDVHRNTLRTRLRTAERLSGRALTGRGRLELELALSFETFLED, encoded by the coding sequence ATGCCCATCACGGTGGAGGACGTCGCCCGGTTTCCGGGCCTGCAGGTGCGGGTGGTGGCGGGCCGCTCCGGGCTGGGCGGCGAGGTGCGCTGGGCGCACGTGATCGAGCTGGCCGACCCGGTGGAGTGGCTGCGCGGCGGCGAGCTGGTGCTGACGGTCGGGCTGGGCCTGCCGAAGACCGGGGAGGAGCGGCGCGGCTACGTGCGCCGGCTGCACGGGGCGGGCTGCGTCGGCCTGGGCTTCGCTCCGGGCACCTGGCTGGAGGAGGTCCCGGCGGAGGTGGTGGCGGAGGCCGATGCGGTGGGGCTGCCGCTGCTGCTGGTGGAGGGGCGGACGCCGTTCGTGGCGGTGGTGGAGGCCGTCGCCGACCTGCACGCGCGGGCCCGGCTGGCGGCCCAGCACCGGGTGCTGGCGGCCCAGGACGCGATGGCGCGGGCGGCGCTGTCCGGGGGAGCGGTGTCGGTCCTGCGCGAGCTGGCCGGGGCCACCGGCGGCGAGGCGGCGCTGGCGGACGGCTGGGGCGTGGTCCGCGAGTCCTCCGGCCCGGCCCGCCCCTGGCACACCCACCTGGGCCCGGCCCCGGCCGACCGGCGCCCGCGCGGCGTGGTGATCCTGCCCGACCCGGACGACCCCGACGGACCTCCGGCCGCCGCGCCCCGGGGCGCCGCCCGGGCCGGCGATGCCGCCCGGCCCGGGACGGCCCCCGCCGGGGGAGCCGGTTCCTCCCGGACCGGGGTCCGGCCGGGAGCCGGAACGGCCCCGCGTCTGGAGCACCCCGCCTCCGGAGGAGCGGAGTCCGGCCCGGACGCCGGCGGCCCCCGGCGCTCCGCGGGTGAAGGGGCCGCGCGGCCGCCCGGCGCGCAGGGCGCGGCCGCACCGCCACCGGATGCGGCCCCGGCCGCGGGGAGCGGCGGCGGACCGCCCGGCCCGGAGGAACCGGGCGCCGGCCTGCGGCGCCCCGCTTCCGGCGGGGGAGGGGGCACCGCCGGTCCCCGCCCCGCCGCGTCCGCTTCCGGCGTCTGGGACCCCCGGGATACGGCCGCCCGCCCCGGCGCCGGCCCCGCCGCACCTCCGGCGCCGGCGGGCCGGGAGCACCCCGATCCCGGCGGGCCGGAAACCGGCGGCTCCGGCTCCCCTGCAGGTCAGGGCGGTGCCTGGCCGCAGGGGACGGAGGGGACGGCCGTGCGGCTTGAGGCGGAGCCGGCCGCGCGGCCGCCGGGCGGTATCCCGGGAGGGGGAGGGGCGGAGGCCGGCGGCCCCCGGGCCCCCGCGGCTGCGCAGGGGGCGCGGCCGCAGGGGAGGGAGGAGGATCCGGCCTCCCGTCCCGGCGCGGAAGTGGTCGCACGGCCCTTCGGCAGGGCGCCGGAACCGGCGGGGGCGGCAGCGGCCGCCGGGGGTGGTGCACCCCTGGAAGAGGAGCGCCCGGTCCCCGGTCCCGGTGGGGCGGGCGCCGGCGGCCTGCACTCCACCGCCGCCGGGGTCCGGGGCGCGGAGGGCCCGGCCGCCCGTCCCGGCGCGGGTTCGGCCGCGCAGGATGCGGCCGGGGGAGCCGGTCCGGGAGAGGGGCCTCCCGGAGGGGCGCGGCCCGCCACCGGTGAAGCGGAGGCGGAACCGGGGGCGGGCCGCGCCGGTGCGCCGGCCGGGCGGCGGTTGAGCGGGGAGGAGACCGCGGCCCGGGTCCGCGACGACGGGGAGCCTGCGAAGGCCGGGTCCGGCGGCGCCACCGTGCTGGTGCAGGACCTGGCCGCCCCCGGGGCGTTCCGGCTCGCGCTGCGCTGCCCGGGGCCGGTCCCGGTGCACGCCCGGATGCTGGCCAACCACGCCGCGACCCTGCTCGCCGCCGAGCTGCACTCCGCGGCCCAGGCCCGCCGGGTGCGGCTGCGGGAGCGCTCGCGTGCGCTGGCCGCGCTGCTCCGCGGCAGGCCGGTCCCGGTGCCGCCGCTGCCCGCGCCGCCGCTGGAGGTCGCGGTGCTGCCGTCCCTCCGGCCGGATGTGCTGATGGACGCGGTGGCCGACGTGCTCCCCGAGGTGCTGGGCGATGCGGGCGCGGCGGAGGCGGTGGCGGCCGCGCCGGCCGGCGACGCGCTGGCGGTGGTGCTTCCGGCGCGCTGGCGGCGCCGGGCCGGCGGGGTGCTGCTGCGTGCCCTGGCCGGTGCCGAGGGGGCGCCGTCGGCGTGCGGCGGCTGCTCGGCGCGCGGCCCGGAGGGGCTGCGCGCGGCGGTGCGCCGGGCCCGCCGGGAGGCGGCGGCCGGCCCGGGGTACCGGCACGTCGAGGACGCCGACCCGCTGGCCCGGCTGGGCCGCTCGCTGGGCGGGGAGGCGGACGAGTTCGTCGCCTCGGTGCTGGGCAGGCTGCGCGAGCACGACGCGCGCAACGGCACCGAGCTGGTGCCGTCGCTGCGCGCCTATTTCGAGCACGGCGGGGTGGAGGCGGCGGCCCGCGCCCTGGACGTGCACCGCAACACGCTGCGCACCCGGCTGCGCACCGCCGAGCGGCTCTCCGGCCGGGCCCTGACCGGCCGCGGCCGCCTGGAGCTGGAGCTCGCCCTGTCCTTCGAGACGTTCCTGGAGGACTGA
- a CDS encoding HD domain-containing protein: protein MSTDATEISGVSVPDTKLAAEATELVRDATEELIYHHSRRVYWFGALRGRRRGLDYDPELLYVGAMFHDLGLGERFHGSGRRFEVDGADEARAFLRSHGVPEDGVRRVWTAIALHTTPGVPEYMEPEVALVTAGVEYDVLGLDHAELSAEERDAVTALHPRPGFKRRILRAFAEGVAAKPETTFGNVKADVLAHYRPGFRRGDFVETILASPWPE from the coding sequence ATGAGCACGGACGCGACGGAGATCTCCGGGGTCTCCGTCCCCGACACGAAACTGGCCGCCGAAGCCACCGAACTGGTCCGGGACGCCACCGAGGAGCTGATCTACCACCACTCCCGGCGGGTCTACTGGTTCGGCGCCCTGCGCGGGCGCCGCCGCGGCCTGGACTACGACCCCGAGCTGCTCTACGTCGGCGCGATGTTCCACGACCTCGGCCTCGGCGAGCGGTTCCACGGCAGCGGCCGCCGCTTCGAGGTCGACGGCGCCGACGAGGCCCGCGCCTTCCTCCGCTCGCACGGCGTCCCCGAGGACGGCGTGCGCCGGGTGTGGACCGCGATCGCGCTGCACACCACCCCCGGCGTCCCGGAGTACATGGAGCCCGAGGTCGCCCTGGTCACCGCCGGCGTCGAATACGACGTCCTGGGCCTGGACCACGCCGAGCTCAGCGCCGAGGAGCGGGACGCGGTCACCGCCCTGCACCCCCGCCCCGGCTTCAAGCGGCGCATCCTGCGCGCCTTCGCCGAAGGCGTCGCCGCCAAACCGGAGACGACCTTCGGCAACGTCAAGGCCGACGTGCTCGCGCACTACCGGCCCGGGTTCCGGCGCGGCGACTTCGTCGAGACGATCCTCGCCTCGCCCTGGCCCGAGTGA
- a CDS encoding DUF5713 family protein, which yields MEIANRQVAEHTFLRQLYADPFFPDHVLDKGRAVLLRLCERIEAERPSDLAALYALTRAATEEFNLLEAEFEEAGSEIETTAREEIAEDFWFVASAYGFTGADAEELVAARYW from the coding sequence ATGGAGATCGCGAACCGGCAGGTGGCGGAGCATACGTTTCTACGGCAGTTGTATGCGGACCCGTTCTTCCCCGATCACGTCCTCGACAAGGGCAGGGCGGTCCTGCTGCGGCTGTGCGAGCGGATCGAGGCCGAGCGGCCGTCGGACCTGGCGGCGCTGTACGCGCTGACCCGGGCCGCGACGGAGGAGTTCAACCTGCTGGAGGCGGAGTTCGAGGAGGCCGGGAGCGAGATCGAGACGACCGCGCGGGAGGAGATCGCCGAGGACTTCTGGTTCGTCGCCTCGGCCTACGGGTTCACCGGCGCCGATGCGGAGGAGCTGGTCGCCGCCCGGTACTGGTGA
- a CDS encoding phosphosulfolactate synthase translates to MTENRHDVSFDLVPRAHRPAKPRTFGLTEVRGPYYSTYGTRHLADVLDVAGQWVDGIKWAGGSFALLPREQVRAFSDLAHEHGAYVSSGGWIETVLRYGPDAVDAYLKEAKEVGFDVIEISTGFITVPASGLLRLVEKVTRAGLKAKPELGVQFGSGGDSTEAELAAEGKKDVGDLIARAEAALDAGADIIMIESEGITENVGADWNTGAAASIINGVGLENVMFEAADPPVFEWYVKNYGNEVNLFVDHGQVLQLEGLRQNIWGNKSTWGRVINPA, encoded by the coding sequence ATGACCGAGAACCGGCACGACGTCTCGTTCGACCTCGTCCCGCGGGCCCACCGGCCCGCCAAACCCCGCACCTTCGGCCTCACCGAGGTGCGCGGCCCCTACTACTCCACCTACGGCACCCGCCACCTGGCCGACGTGCTCGACGTCGCCGGCCAGTGGGTCGACGGGATCAAGTGGGCCGGCGGCTCCTTCGCCCTGCTGCCCAGGGAGCAGGTGCGCGCCTTCAGCGACCTGGCGCACGAGCACGGCGCCTACGTCTCCTCCGGCGGCTGGATCGAGACGGTGCTGCGCTACGGCCCCGACGCGGTCGACGCCTACCTCAAGGAGGCCAAGGAGGTCGGCTTCGACGTCATCGAGATCTCCACCGGCTTCATCACCGTGCCCGCCTCCGGGCTGCTCCGCCTGGTCGAGAAGGTCACCAGGGCGGGCCTGAAGGCCAAGCCGGAGCTGGGCGTCCAGTTCGGCTCCGGCGGCGACTCCACCGAGGCCGAACTCGCCGCCGAGGGCAAGAAGGACGTGGGCGACCTCATCGCCCGCGCCGAGGCGGCGCTGGACGCCGGCGCGGACATCATCATGATCGAGTCCGAAGGCATCACCGAGAACGTCGGCGCCGACTGGAACACCGGCGCCGCCGCCTCCATCATCAACGGCGTCGGCCTGGAGAACGTCATGTTCGAGGCGGCCGACCCCCCGGTGTTCGAGTGGTACGTCAAGAACTACGGCAACGAGGTGAACCTCTTCGTCGACCACGGCCAGGTGCTCCAGCTGGAGGGCCTGCGCCAGAACATCTGGGGCAACAAGAGCACCTGGGGGCGGGTGATCAACCCCGCCTGA